A window of Mesoplasma chauliocola contains these coding sequences:
- the potCD gene encoding spermidine/putrescine ABC transporter permease/substrate-binding protein: protein MKRFVRSTYFALILLVIYVPIGVMILFSFNSGSSVSNWMGFSTRWYEEFFKNSPFIKSIITSLFVAVVSTVISVVIGTMAAIGLSRLTKRKQSKWMSVANIPLINADIITAVALMVVFLISGLKFGIFTLVMAHVSFNVPYVLITVMPRLRKVDKSIIEASYDLGAKTSTVIFKIILPILKPAIIIATVIAFAMSFDDFIISYFTGGAQTNVSSFIYSAKRIKPYIFAFGTMMVGIIASGVVIWNAFLFAKEKKEATKLQIKNGTYKSKNIYKLEKEINELTNSLNTATKRKRTLNLSIWVKYYILKWKLKFANSKNYDKKIAKLEWKRYKLQNTINREKRYASRLKKAEAKQKQLEKQLAKTTEVKKAAKISIQLEKIIEKVTFLSEEIAWLNEQEKEAKEKAASINKKIKQLKKDFRAEVDPSKSTINWYNKKIKYYEEWKIEVEEGKNNFKLRMIVEKLKDIKQINDNKINDLSSRLDLVATQAFRRVNISENLNKKLQENPNNTRLIELKKQRFEKFEITQSKMIQLKNEKIDQIKVIVAKQKEKFFPSNIDEANFTKGFFARSWKIIMVSLLVLVSFTGLTVAFVMNNIYDLVIGNWGEYIDPSLIKEFEKEYDVKVNYQEYDSNETLYNKLYTFNYDLMVPSDYMVQKLAEEGKLEALDYSKINAWSEEFGDDENKTSINKKPEDPTKALVKNEEFEVESETKETEALEISNELLNVMYKSKVELKEGETEEEGLQTGTIIDYAIPYLWGDLVIAVNPNSKGTSRTSSNPDASNIKWLLETHPETLLKKEKGNETAKWETVTQSEQYDNNYDYAMNNSELSWRILWDAAKDGKEVVLNEDPKNVFAIAGQVLYGTGNLTKQSEIDGAAKELKTLLGYKNVGLQGDSLISTASEGQFDFAVMYNGDLSYANVVYNGEDTLDGDEDEDDDLYSLASKAEDEDESKVYFLYGRPNAEIESKDDYTENGEDPSTPTHQTTNIYSDNLVMSKNSNHKDIAYDFINFFIEHAQDISDFTGTPTGFVETMESATAEPEYDENGKLIEEEGTYYRYAEMFKPIILHEDDGNGKVAYNDTFLQPFFNNKLDPKLIDAFNTLRAGKQ from the coding sequence ATGAAAAGATTCGTCAGATCAACTTACTTTGCTTTAATTTTATTAGTTATCTATGTGCCTATCGGGGTTATGATTTTGTTTTCTTTTAACAGTGGATCATCAGTTTCAAACTGAATGGGTTTTAGTACAAGGTGATATGAAGAGTTTTTCAAAAACTCACCTTTTATTAAATCAATTATTACTTCACTATTCGTAGCGGTTGTTTCAACTGTAATTAGTGTTGTTATTGGAACAATGGCTGCAATTGGTTTAAGTAGATTAACAAAAAGAAAACAAAGCAAATGAATGTCAGTTGCTAATATACCTTTAATTAACGCAGATATTATTACAGCAGTTGCTTTAATGGTAGTTTTCTTAATTAGTGGTTTAAAATTTGGTATTTTTACATTAGTTATGGCCCATGTTTCATTTAATGTGCCTTATGTATTAATAACAGTTATGCCAAGACTAAGAAAAGTAGATAAATCAATTATTGAAGCAAGTTATGACTTGGGTGCAAAAACAAGCACTGTAATCTTTAAAATTATTTTACCTATTTTGAAACCTGCGATTATTATTGCAACAGTTATTGCATTTGCAATGAGTTTTGATGACTTTATCATTTCTTATTTTACTGGTGGAGCTCAAACTAACGTTTCATCATTCATTTATTCAGCAAAAAGAATTAAACCATACATTTTTGCATTTGGAACTATGATGGTTGGAATTATTGCTTCAGGAGTTGTAATTTGAAATGCTTTCTTATTTGCAAAAGAGAAAAAAGAAGCAACAAAATTACAAATTAAAAATGGAACTTATAAATCAAAAAATATTTATAAATTAGAAAAAGAAATTAATGAGTTAACAAATTCTTTAAATACAGCAACAAAACGCAAAAGAACTCTTAATTTATCAATTTGAGTTAAGTATTATATTTTAAAATGAAAACTGAAATTTGCTAATTCAAAAAACTATGATAAAAAAATTGCTAAACTTGAGTGAAAAAGATATAAATTGCAAAATACAATTAACCGTGAAAAACGTTATGCTTCAAGATTAAAAAAAGCTGAAGCAAAGCAAAAACAACTTGAAAAACAATTAGCAAAAACAACAGAGGTTAAAAAAGCAGCTAAAATTTCAATTCAGTTAGAAAAAATTATTGAAAAAGTAACTTTCTTATCTGAAGAGATTGCTTGACTAAATGAACAAGAAAAAGAGGCAAAAGAAAAAGCTGCTTCAATTAATAAAAAAATTAAACAATTAAAAAAGGATTTTAGAGCAGAAGTTGATCCTTCAAAAAGCACAATCAACTGATACAATAAAAAAATTAAGTATTATGAAGAATGAAAAATTGAAGTTGAAGAAGGAAAAAATAACTTTAAATTAAGAATGATTGTTGAGAAACTTAAAGATATTAAACAAATTAATGATAATAAAATTAATGATCTATCAAGTAGATTAGATTTAGTTGCGACACAAGCATTTAGAAGAGTAAATATTTCTGAAAATTTAAATAAAAAATTGCAAGAAAATCCAAACAATACTAGATTGATTGAATTAAAAAAACAAAGATTTGAAAAGTTTGAAATAACTCAATCAAAAATGATTCAATTAAAAAATGAAAAAATTGATCAAATTAAAGTAATTGTTGCAAAACAAAAAGAAAAATTCTTCCCATCAAATATTGATGAAGCTAATTTTACAAAAGGTTTCTTTGCTAGAAGTTGAAAAATTATAATGGTTTCTTTATTAGTTTTAGTTTCATTTACTGGTCTAACAGTAGCATTCGTTATGAATAATATTTATGACTTAGTTATTGGTAACTGAGGTGAATATATTGATCCTTCACTAATAAAAGAATTTGAAAAAGAATATGATGTTAAAGTTAATTATCAAGAATATGATTCAAATGAAACTTTATACAATAAGTTATATACTTTTAATTATGATTTAATGGTGCCAAGTGATTACATGGTACAAAAATTAGCAGAAGAAGGAAAATTAGAAGCTTTAGATTATTCAAAAATTAATGCATGATCAGAAGAATTTGGTGATGATGAAAATAAAACATCAATTAACAAAAAGCCTGAAGATCCAACAAAAGCATTAGTAAAAAATGAAGAATTTGAAGTAGAATCAGAAACAAAAGAAACAGAAGCTTTAGAAATCAGTAATGAATTGTTAAATGTAATGTACAAATCAAAAGTTGAACTAAAAGAAGGTGAAACTGAAGAGGAAGGTTTACAAACAGGAACTATTATTGATTATGCTATTCCTTATTTATGAGGAGATTTAGTTATAGCTGTTAATCCAAATTCAAAAGGTACAAGTAGAACAAGTTCAAATCCTGATGCATCAAATATTAAATGATTACTTGAAACTCATCCTGAAACATTATTGAAAAAAGAAAAAGGTAATGAAACAGCTAAATGAGAAACAGTTACACAATCTGAACAATATGATAATAATTATGATTATGCTATGAACAACTCAGAACTTTCATGAAGAATATTATGAGATGCCGCAAAAGATGGAAAAGAAGTTGTTTTAAATGAAGATCCTAAAAATGTTTTTGCAATTGCAGGACAAGTTTTATATGGAACAGGGAATTTAACTAAACAAAGTGAAATTGACGGAGCCGCAAAAGAATTGAAAACTTTACTTGGTTATAAAAATGTGGGATTACAAGGAGATTCATTGATTTCAACAGCAAGCGAAGGTCAATTTGACTTTGCAGTTATGTATAATGGAGATTTATCATATGCAAATGTTGTTTATAATGGTGAAGATACTCTTGATGGTGATGAGGATGAAGATGACGACTTATATTCACTAGCCTCAAAAGCAGAAGATGAAGATGAATCAAAAGTTTATTTCTTATATGGAAGACCTAATGCAGAAATTGAATCAAAAGATGATTATACAGAAAATGGCGAAGATCCTTCAACTCCAACACACCAAACAACAAATATTTATTCTGATAATTTAGTAATGTCTAAAAATTCAAATCATAAAGATATTGCATATGATTTTATTAATTTCTTTATTGAACATGCACAAGATATTTCAGATTTTACAGGAACTCCAACAGGATTTGTTGAAACAATGGAATCAGCAACTGCTGAACCTGAATATGATGAAAATGGTAAATTAATTGAGGAAGAGGGAACATACTATAGATATGCAGAAATGTTTAAACCTATAATATTACATGAAGATGATGGTAATGGTAAGGTAGCATACAATGATACTTTCCTTCAGCCGTTCTTTAATAATAAATTAGACCCTAAATTAATTGACGCTTTCAACACATTACGTGCTGGTAAACAATAA
- the potB gene encoding spermidine/putrescine ABC transporter permease yields the protein MAKKEKEISVNFDQEQLETAIDNEIARENKVKVRQKIKEINKTLGKTKMFNFAKGKAWPILLPFFVVMIALVIIPIVSIVVYSLVQPSGDLKMFEISLEKFIRLFKNGNIMMSMGLTIAYAFIASLFCIILGYPIALIMSEMRSKILAKNMWLLITMPMWISMLLKVLGLRSLFLIMAPSALGTQIAIIIGMTYMFIPFAITPIYDALDSRRRDIEEAAMDLGCSKYRTFWGITFRSSMPGVITAITLVLLQAATSLIVVQYMGNGKINLITTIIESYFFKGSDFGFGAAISVVLAAMVFLLMMVSKFFTNKFEKKGAKSWKDSSDQLTLL from the coding sequence ATGGCTAAAAAAGAAAAAGAAATTTCTGTTAATTTTGATCAAGAACAGCTTGAGACAGCAATTGATAATGAAATTGCTCGTGAAAACAAAGTAAAAGTTCGTCAAAAAATTAAAGAAATTAATAAAACATTAGGAAAAACTAAAATGTTTAACTTTGCAAAAGGTAAAGCATGACCAATATTATTACCTTTCTTTGTGGTAATGATTGCGTTAGTTATAATTCCTATTGTTTCAATCGTTGTGTATTCTCTAGTTCAACCAAGTGGAGACTTAAAAATGTTTGAAATAAGTCTAGAAAAATTTATTAGACTATTTAAAAATGGAAATATAATGATGTCAATGGGATTAACAATTGCTTATGCATTTATAGCATCACTATTTTGTATAATTTTGGGTTACCCAATTGCCCTAATTATGTCTGAAATGAGATCAAAAATATTGGCTAAAAACATGTGATTATTAATTACAATGCCAATGTGAATATCAATGCTATTAAAAGTATTGGGGCTAAGAAGTTTATTTCTAATAATGGCGCCTAGTGCATTAGGAACTCAAATAGCAATTATCATAGGAATGACATACATGTTTATTCCTTTTGCAATTACTCCTATTTATGATGCGTTAGACTCAAGAAGAAGAGATATTGAAGAAGCAGCAATGGATTTGGGATGCTCAAAATATAGAACATTCTGAGGTATTACTTTTAGATCTTCAATGCCTGGAGTTATTACTGCTATTACTCTTGTATTATTACAAGCTGCAACATCATTGATTGTTGTTCAATATATGGGTAATGGAAAAATTAACTTAATTACAACAATTATTGAGTCATATTTCTTTAAAGGAAGTGACTTTGGGTTTGGAGCCGCAATTAGTGTAGTATTGGCAGCAATGGTTTTCTTACTAATGATGGTATCTAAATTCTTTACAAATAAATTTGAAAAGAAAGGAGCTAAATCATGAAAAGATTCGTCAGATCAACTTACTTTGCTTTAA
- the potA gene encoding spermidine/putrescine ABC transporter ATP-binding protein, with protein MENNIIELRSVTKDYDGKVVLKGIDLNVREGEFITLLGPSGCGKTTTLRIIAGFEKPNSGQIMFEGKDLLPIPINKRQFNTIFQSYALFPHLNVFDNIAFGLRTKKTKKDILQREVLKQIRQVGLEGFEDRNINDLSGGQKQRVAIARALVMKPKVLLLDEPLAALDVQLRQHMREELKRLQREIGITFLMVSHDQEEALSISDRVVVMNEGSIQQIGTPEDIYNEPENLWVAKFIGQSNIIEDGIFVEDNKVKFDGKEFVCNDTNFGKNEKSIDIVIRPEDIEIKKANTGFFNGTVMHTTFKGVHWELLVETTKKRIWKIHTTQAFKVDDKVSIKWNDEAIHVMWKEVE; from the coding sequence ATGGAAAATAATATTATAGAGTTACGTAGTGTAACTAAAGACTATGATGGTAAAGTTGTTCTTAAAGGAATAGATTTAAACGTTAGAGAAGGAGAATTTATAACTCTTTTAGGACCATCAGGTTGTGGAAAAACTACAACATTAAGAATCATAGCAGGTTTTGAAAAACCAAATAGTGGACAAATTATGTTTGAAGGTAAGGATTTATTACCAATACCAATTAACAAAAGACAATTTAATACAATTTTTCAATCATATGCATTGTTCCCACATTTAAATGTGTTTGATAACATTGCATTTGGTTTAAGAACTAAAAAAACAAAAAAAGATATTTTGCAACGTGAAGTTTTAAAACAAATTAGACAAGTAGGTCTAGAAGGATTTGAAGATAGAAACATTAATGATTTATCTGGGGGACAAAAACAACGTGTTGCTATTGCCAGAGCATTAGTTATGAAACCAAAAGTTTTATTACTAGATGAACCATTAGCTGCACTAGACGTTCAGTTAAGACAACACATGCGTGAAGAATTAAAAAGATTACAAAGAGAAATCGGAATTACTTTTTTAATGGTTTCTCATGATCAAGAAGAAGCATTGAGTATTAGTGATCGTGTTGTTGTAATGAACGAAGGTTCAATTCAACAAATTGGAACACCTGAAGATATTTATAATGAACCAGAAAATTTGTGAGTTGCTAAATTCATAGGGCAATCAAATATTATTGAAGACGGAATATTTGTTGAAGATAATAAAGTTAAATTTGATGGAAAAGAATTTGTTTGTAATGATACAAACTTTGGAAAAAATGAAAAATCAATTGATATTGTAATTCGACCTGAAGATATTGAAATCAAAAAAGCAAACACAGGATTTTTTAATGGAACAGTTATGCATACAACATTTAAAGGTGTGCACTGAGAATTGTTAGTTGAAACTACAAAAAAAAGAATTTGAAAAATACACACAACACAAGCATTTAAAGTAGATGATAAAGTATCTATTAAATGAAATGACGAAGCTATTCACGTTATGTGAAAAGAAGTGGAATAA
- a CDS encoding Cof-type HAD-IIB family hydrolase, translated as MIKMIIIDIDGTVYHHVYGIHKKTKEAILKAKELNIPVIIATGRNITTIYDIAKELEIDDSNNPFVSQNGGQSFTFKDKETKDLKIHYTSTFDISLTKELFEKANKSKIKIFAYSEQEKYAYCNKKISAFRTFMKFKTKRQKLINYSKWTNFEKLKVSKFICFGKTKNMASFRNFAEDNDVSIFAFSYVSEARANIELNPKGIDKSYGLQFVCEKMNIDPKDVIYFGDGENDIAALKWAGKGIAMANAKDEVKAVANDVTDLTVEHGGVGDYLFKNVFNKQ; from the coding sequence ATGATAAAAATGATAATTATAGATATTGATGGAACTGTTTACCATCATGTATATGGAATTCACAAAAAAACAAAAGAAGCAATTTTAAAGGCAAAGGAATTAAACATACCTGTAATTATTGCAACAGGCAGAAATATAACAACAATTTATGATATAGCTAAGGAGCTTGAAATTGATGATTCAAATAATCCATTTGTTTCACAAAATGGTGGTCAATCATTTACTTTTAAAGACAAAGAAACAAAAGATTTAAAAATACATTATACATCTACTTTTGATATTTCACTTACAAAAGAATTGTTTGAAAAAGCAAACAAAAGTAAAATTAAAATTTTTGCATATTCAGAACAAGAGAAATATGCCTATTGTAATAAAAAAATAAGTGCATTTAGAACATTTATGAAATTTAAAACAAAGCGACAAAAATTGATTAACTATTCTAAATGAACTAATTTTGAAAAGTTAAAGGTAAGTAAATTTATTTGCTTTGGTAAGACTAAAAATATGGCTTCTTTTAGAAATTTTGCAGAGGATAATGATGTATCTATTTTCGCTTTTAGTTATGTTTCAGAAGCACGTGCAAATATTGAACTAAATCCAAAAGGAATAGATAAGTCATATGGTCTACAATTTGTTTGTGAAAAGATGAATATCGATCCAAAAGATGTAATTTATTTTGGAGATGGAGAAAATGATATTGCTGCATTAAAATGAGCAGGTAAAGGAATTGCTATGGCAAATGCTAAAGATGAAGTAAAAGCTGTAGCAAATGATGTAACGGATTTAACTGTAGAGCATGGTGGAGTTGGAGATTATTTATTTAAAAATGTGTTTAATAAACAATAA
- a CDS encoding carbohydrate kinase family protein: MKNIVSIGEVLMDIYSEDNNIKAEVGGASFNVACSIGAINTNNSYFMGSLGNDQYVESISKFIKKFNIKNDFIQESDKATTIAKVTLDENKERFFQFIRNSDADYDLAKEDKEKLTKIDFIHFGSATGFLPGNLKKSYSELLEIALQNNIKFSFDPNFRDKLWVTDEEILNFKNHCKKYMENADLIKLSEDELLLLTDIEIQEEAIKSIMLKNPKSLICITRGCNDTIFAWKNELYYVPTILAENLVDTTGAGDAFISNLINDYVSLEINNESSVDQITKIIKRSNMFANKTVQHLGALTFLEHLN, encoded by the coding sequence ATGAAGAATATAGTTTCAATCGGTGAAGTACTAATGGATATTTATTCAGAAGACAACAATATAAAAGCAGAAGTTGGTGGTGCATCTTTTAATGTAGCATGTTCAATTGGCGCAATTAACACAAATAATAGTTACTTTATGGGTAGTTTAGGAAATGATCAATATGTTGAATCAATTTCAAAATTCATTAAAAAATTTAATATTAAAAATGATTTTATTCAAGAAAGCGACAAGGCTACAACAATTGCAAAAGTTACTTTAGATGAAAATAAGGAAAGATTTTTTCAGTTTATAAGAAATAGCGATGCTGATTATGATTTAGCGAAAGAAGATAAAGAAAAATTAACAAAAATTGACTTTATTCATTTTGGGAGTGCAACTGGTTTTTTACCAGGCAATTTAAAAAAATCTTACAGTGAATTATTAGAAATAGCTTTACAAAATAACATAAAATTTTCTTTTGATCCAAATTTTAGAGACAAATTATGAGTAACAGATGAAGAAATTTTAAATTTTAAAAATCATTGTAAAAAATATATGGAAAATGCAGATTTAATTAAATTATCAGAAGATGAACTACTATTGTTAACGGATATTGAAATTCAAGAAGAAGCTATTAAATCTATTATGTTAAAAAATCCAAAATCTTTAATTTGTATAACTCGTGGATGTAATGATACAATATTTGCATGAAAAAATGAACTATACTATGTTCCAACAATTTTAGCCGAAAATTTAGTTGATACAACTGGAGCAGGGGATGCATTTATTTCAAATTTAATTAATGATTATGTTTCATTAGAAATTAATAATGAATCTTCTGTTGATCAAATTACAAAAATTATTAAAAGATCTAATATGTTTGCTAATAAGACAGTTCAACATTTAGGAGCATTAACTTTTTTAGAACATTTAAATTAG
- a CDS encoding glycoside hydrolase family 32 protein, which produces MQKEKYSLITEQDLNDIQKWHDKKQSDWYNNQYHLAGYSGSTNDPNGLTFLDGKYYIFMQSCPFSIQHFNKSWALYTTTDFINYTYEGLTLTPSNKYDKNGVFSGSARINKNNEIEIYYTGNVKFNDVDRTAYTLKAFIDLKNKIVTKEFLYETDLTKYSGHYRDPIVFEKNNELFMLNGAQTKDIKAVLNIYKFNGTSWENYKDIKFDENDEQNAYMLECPNYFKLDGREYVFACLEQEAPLKEGSHFVKYREVEIDNEMNFKYKTDLLKIDLGFDFYAPQVFSNTGNRVIMLGWLGNSKSNPFPPELTTWSNQLTVPRELFVKNDCLYQLPIKELDNLRTFEIKEVNKTFNYENGLSEIIINNIESDFEIIVSNELNKNIKILNKNNEFIIDRTNMTFNDEENLPSIINNGTLKVKSLRILIDRSTMEIFVNEGQHAISVRFYINKHNQIKTNLSNVKVNQLKGNDYIWNNIIFKNEIKEK; this is translated from the coding sequence ATGCAAAAAGAAAAATATAGTTTGATAACTGAACAAGACTTAAATGATATTCAAAAATGACATGATAAAAAGCAAAGTGATTGGTACAATAATCAATATCACTTAGCTGGTTATTCAGGTTCAACAAATGATCCAAATGGGCTAACTTTCTTAGACGGAAAATACTATATTTTTATGCAAAGTTGTCCTTTTAGTATTCAACATTTCAATAAGTCATGAGCTTTATATACAACAACGGATTTTATTAATTATACATATGAAGGTTTAACTTTAACTCCTTCAAATAAGTATGACAAAAATGGTGTATTTTCAGGAAGTGCAAGAATTAATAAAAATAATGAAATTGAAATTTATTATACAGGTAATGTTAAATTTAATGATGTAGATAGAACAGCTTATACATTAAAAGCATTTATTGATTTAAAAAATAAAATAGTAACAAAAGAATTTTTATATGAAACAGATTTAACAAAATATTCAGGTCATTATAGAGATCCAATTGTATTTGAAAAAAACAATGAGTTATTTATGTTAAATGGTGCTCAAACTAAAGATATAAAAGCTGTTTTAAATATTTACAAATTTAATGGAACAAGTTGAGAAAACTACAAGGATATAAAATTTGATGAGAATGATGAGCAAAATGCATACATGCTTGAATGCCCAAACTATTTTAAATTGGATGGAAGAGAATATGTATTCGCTTGTTTAGAACAAGAAGCACCATTAAAAGAAGGTAGTCATTTTGTTAAGTATCGTGAAGTAGAAATTGACAATGAAATGAATTTTAAATACAAAACAGATTTATTGAAAATAGATTTAGGTTTTGATTTTTATGCGCCTCAAGTTTTTAGTAATACTGGTAATCGTGTAATAATGCTAGGTTGATTAGGAAATTCGAAGTCTAATCCTTTTCCACCAGAATTAACAACATGAAGCAATCAATTGACAGTTCCTAGAGAATTGTTTGTTAAAAACGATTGCTTATATCAATTGCCTATAAAAGAACTTGATAACTTAAGAACTTTTGAAATTAAAGAAGTTAATAAGACATTTAATTATGAAAATGGATTAAGTGAAATTATTATAAATAATATTGAAAGCGATTTTGAAATTATTGTTTCAAATGAATTGAATAAGAATATTAAAATATTAAATAAAAATAATGAATTTATTATAGATAGAACAAATATGACTTTTAATGATGAAGAAAATTTACCTTCAATAATTAATAACGGTACTTTAAAAGTTAAAAGTTTAAGAATATTAATTGATAGAAGTACAATGGAAATTTTTGTTAATGAAGGTCAGCACGCAATTTCAGTAAGGTTCTATATTAACAAACATAATCAAATTAAAACAAATTTATCAAATGTTAAAGTAAACCAATTAAAAGGTAATGATTACATTTGAAATAACATAATATTTAAAAATGAAATAAAGGAAAAGTAA